Proteins co-encoded in one Medicago truncatula cultivar Jemalong A17 chromosome 8, MtrunA17r5.0-ANR, whole genome shotgun sequence genomic window:
- the LOC11412196 gene encoding uncharacterized protein C3F10.06c isoform X1: MEVSEEEWSKKLSIYKAARSIKKRDNSLYNALRSIYQDSVFIGEISQLWPQLPLLANLRCGLWYSSNFHSTCYFKSTDGHTNNCSFSTSRLNLHVAHLAAQKGGCMIVDSTRKGKRFPDSMSKTIPIWTCVLNRAIAQFIRDFHMDDTSAPQLSEDSDWDCSLHLPLWVPLTEKASIEEHLEEWTEQLKASGADIASLSASLKKPLRPLWISQKTVIWLNEVPHHDSWDFTPIILVSASSSSNGVSQHNKTNSEFSWNYIPGAGDDEESWSRGLTPPLFWNHVYDLINSGPDVCNQKVADIVEKGRVRRVYRGESAPQIRVKSLSHEEPSLASDVSNIEVDTKSSEDSEISWLGSTNLAVGASQSATDAADVDCILNCDYESITVCLPSSEAYLHLPIVNSKFDRFSLLNNLPKAVSFAKFNLSQGKRLLVCCNDGEDISICVCLAILMSLFDEKGTFDDGKSFNTTHVTKWDMRRRLVFVCKFATNARPCRGNLRQVFNFLIGGKCILQPEEDG; encoded by the exons aTGGAGGTTTCAGAGGAAGAATGGTCGAAGAAGCTAAGCATATACAAAGCAGCAAGAAGCATTAAAAAAAGAGACAACAGTTTGTACAACGCACTTAGATCTATCTATCAAGATTCTGTTTTCATTGGTGAAATCTCTCAATTATGGCCTCAACTTCCTCTTCTTGCAAACCTTCGTTGTGGCCTTTGGTACTCTTCCAATTTCCATTCCACTTGTTACTTCAAATCCACAGATGGTCACACCAACAATTGTTCTTTCTCCACTTCTCGTCTCAACCTTCATGTCGCTCATCTTGCCG CACAGAAAGGTGGTTGTATGATTGTTGATTCTACTAGAAAAGGAAAGCGTTTCCCTGACAGCATGTCCAAAACCATACCCATATGGACTTGTGTTCTTAATCGTGCAATTGCCCAATTTATAAGAGATTTTCATATGGATGATACTTCAGCACCACAATTGAGT GAGGACTCTGATTGGGATTGCTCTTTGCACCTACCACTTTGGGTTCCCCTAACAGAAAAGGCTTCAATTGAGGAGCACTTAGAGGAATGGAcagaacaattgaaagcaagtGGGGCTGACATTGCTTCCCTCTCTGCTTCCTTGAAGAAACCATTACGTCCTCTATGGATTTCTCAGAAAACTGTCATATGGTTAAATGAAGTACCTCACCATGATTCATGGGATTTCACTCCAATCATACTTGTCTCTGCTTCTTCTTCGTCGAATGGTGTAAGCCAACACAACAAGACTAACTCCGAGTTTAGCTGGAATTATATACCAGGTGCAGGAGACGATGAAGAAAGTTGGTCTAGGGGTTTAACTCCACCTCTCTTTTGGAATCATGTTTATGATCTTATAAATTCAGGTCCTGATGTGTGTAACCAGAAGGTTGCAGATATCGTTGAAAAGGGTAGGGTGCGCCGTGTTTATAGAGGAGAGAGTGCTCCTCAGATTAGAGTTAAATCACTTTCACATGAAGAACCATCACTGGCTTCTGATGTTTCAAATATTGAAGTTGACACTAAGTCTTCTGAAGATTCTGAAATTTCTTGGTTGGGTTCAACTAATTTGGCAGTTGGTGCATCTCAATCTG CTACAGATGCAGCCGATGTTGATTGCATATTGAATTGTGATTATGAGTCCATCACTGTCTGTCTTCCCAGTTCAGAAGCATATCTGCATCTTCCAATTGTG AATTCAAAGTTTGATCGCTTTTCCTTATTAAATAATCTTCCTAAAGCTGTGAGCTTCGCCAAGTTCAACCTCAGCCAGGGAAAACGACTTCTGGTTTGTTGTAATGATG GGGAAGATATTAGTATATGTGTTTGCTTAGCAATTTTGATGTCATTATTCGATGAAAAAG GTACTTTTGATGATGGTAAATCCTTCAATACAACACATGTCACTAAATGGGATATGAGAAGACGGCTTGTATTTGTCTGTAAGTTTGCAACAAATGCTCGACCATGCAGAGGAAATTTGAGGCAAGTTTTTAACTTCCTTATTGGCGGAAAATGCATTCTTCAACCAGAGGAGGACGGTTGA
- the LOC11414375 gene encoding uncharacterized protein isoform X2 yields MEFMKKGCFICLTLALGWALASYVRNREIKQMKEAMQNGNSLSFLCHDINELEHFYQANLPRVTVVMPLKGFGEHNLHNWRSQITSLYGGPLEFLFVVESTEDPAYHAISRLISEFEDDVDVKVVVAGLSTTCSQKIHNQLVGVEKMHKDTKYVLFLDDDVRIHPGSIGALTREMEKNPEIFIQTGYPLDLPSGSLGSYCIYEYHMPCSMGFATGGRTFFLWGGCMMMHADDFRQDRYGVVSGLKDGGYSDDMTLAAIAGAHKRLITSPPVAVFPHPLATDLNFGRYWNYLRKQTFVLESYTTNINWVMNRALFGVHCYLSWGFVAPFFIATIHLAAAFRFYSNGYSLEETAYTSAGLSLVTFLAICTLVELLSMWNLTRIEVQLCNMLSPEAPQLSLATYNWCLVFIALLVDNFLYPLSAIKSHFSQSINWSGIRYYLKHGKIIKIERTERSKDMSPVFTDLGGKHLYGKKGMPARGSFLGSLSRSLAQWHQPKKFDN; encoded by the exons ATGGAATTCATGAAGAAG GGATGTTTCATTTGCTTAACACTTGCTCTTGGGTGGGCTCTTGCTTCTTATGTTAG GAACAGAGAGATAAAACAAATGAAGGAAGCTATGCAGAATGGCAATAGTCTTTCTTTCCTATGTCATGACATAAATGAGCTTGAGCACTTCTATCAGGCCAATCTTCCAAGAGTAACAGTAGTCATGCCCCTGAAAGGGTTTGGAGAACACAATCTCCACAACTGGAGGAGTCAG ATAACATCTCTTTATGGCGGCCCTCTAGAATTTCTTTTTGTGGTAGAAAGCACAGAGGATCCTGCTTACCATGCTATATCACGACTAATATCAGAATTTGAG GATGATGTTGATGTTAAGGTTGTTGTAGCTGGTTTGTCAACAACTTGTAGTCAAAAAATTCACAATCAATTG GTTGGGGTGGAGAAAATGCACAAAGACACAAAGTATGTATTGTTTTTGGATGACGATGTTAGGATACATCCTGGATCAATTGGAGCGCTCACTCGTGAGATGGAGAAGAACCCTGAG ATATTTATTCAAACTGGATACCCTCTTGATTTGCCATCTGGCAGTTTAGGGAGTTACTGCATCTATGAATATCATATG CCCTGTTCGATGGGCTTTGCCACTGGTGGAAGAACATTCTTTCTTTGGGGAGGCTGTATGATG ATGCATGCCGATGACTTTAGGCAAGATCGTTATGGTGTAGTCTCGGGACTTAAAGATGGTGGATATTCTGATGATATGACTCTTGCAGCCATAGCTG GGGCTCATAAAAGACTTATTACTTCTCCCCCAGTTGCTGTCTTTCCTCACCCCCTTGCTACTGATCTTAATTTTGGAAG ATATTGGAATTACTTGAGGAAACAAACATTTGTTTTGGAGTCATATACAACAAACATTAACTGGGTGATGAACCGTGCATTGTTTGGTGTTCACTGCTATTTGTCATGGGGATTCGTAGCACCATTTTTTATTGCAACGATTCATCTTGCAGCAGCATTTAGATTTTATAGTAACGGATATTCACTTGAAGAAACGGCCTATACTTCTGCTG GGTTATCACTGGTGACCTTCCTAGCCATATGCACTCTTGTGGAACTTCTTTCAATGTGGAACTTGACAAGGATAGAAGTTCAACTGTGCAACATGCTGTCTCCAGAGGCACCACAACTTTCTCTGGCTACCTATAATTGGTGTCTT gtaTTCATTGCATTATTGGTGGATAACTTCCTATACCCTCTGTCCGCGATTAAGTCTCATTTTTCACAATCTATCAATTGGTCTGGTATTCGGTACTATTTAAAACATGGAAAAATTATCAAG ATTGAAAGAACTGAAAGAAGCAAAGATATGAGTCCAGTTTTCACAGATTTGGGAGGGAAACATTTATACGGAAAGAAAGGGATGCCTGCCAGAGGTTCATTCCTTGGTTCTTTGTCTAGAAGTCTTGCTCAATGGCATCAACCGAAAAAATTTGATAACTAG
- the LOC11412196 gene encoding uncharacterized protein C3F10.06c isoform X2: MEVSEEEWSKKLSIYKAARSIKKRDNSLYNALRSIYQDSVFIGEISQLWPQLPLLANLRCGLWYSSNFHSTCYFKSTDGHTNNCSFSTSRLNLHVAHLAAQKGGCMIVDSTRKGKRFPDSMSKTIPIWTCVLNRAIAQFIRDFHMDDTSAPQLSEDSDWDCSLHLPLWVPLTEKASIEEHLEEWTEQLKASGADIASLSASLKKPLRPLWISQKTVIWLNEVPHHDSWDFTPIILVSASSSSNGVSQHNKTNSEFSWNYIPGAGDDEENIVEKGRVRRVYRGESAPQIRVKSLSHEEPSLASDVSNIEVDTKSSEDSEISWLGSTNLAVGASQSATDAADVDCILNCDYESITVCLPSSEAYLHLPIVNSKFDRFSLLNNLPKAVSFAKFNLSQGKRLLVCCNDGEDISICVCLAILMSLFDEKGTFDDGKSFNTTHVTKWDMRRRLVFVCKFATNARPCRGNLRQVFNFLIGGKCILQPEEDG; the protein is encoded by the exons aTGGAGGTTTCAGAGGAAGAATGGTCGAAGAAGCTAAGCATATACAAAGCAGCAAGAAGCATTAAAAAAAGAGACAACAGTTTGTACAACGCACTTAGATCTATCTATCAAGATTCTGTTTTCATTGGTGAAATCTCTCAATTATGGCCTCAACTTCCTCTTCTTGCAAACCTTCGTTGTGGCCTTTGGTACTCTTCCAATTTCCATTCCACTTGTTACTTCAAATCCACAGATGGTCACACCAACAATTGTTCTTTCTCCACTTCTCGTCTCAACCTTCATGTCGCTCATCTTGCCG CACAGAAAGGTGGTTGTATGATTGTTGATTCTACTAGAAAAGGAAAGCGTTTCCCTGACAGCATGTCCAAAACCATACCCATATGGACTTGTGTTCTTAATCGTGCAATTGCCCAATTTATAAGAGATTTTCATATGGATGATACTTCAGCACCACAATTGAGT GAGGACTCTGATTGGGATTGCTCTTTGCACCTACCACTTTGGGTTCCCCTAACAGAAAAGGCTTCAATTGAGGAGCACTTAGAGGAATGGAcagaacaattgaaagcaagtGGGGCTGACATTGCTTCCCTCTCTGCTTCCTTGAAGAAACCATTACGTCCTCTATGGATTTCTCAGAAAACTGTCATATGGTTAAATGAAGTACCTCACCATGATTCATGGGATTTCACTCCAATCATACTTGTCTCTGCTTCTTCTTCGTCGAATGGTGTAAGCCAACACAACAAGACTAACTCCGAGTTTAGCTGGAATTATATACCAGGTGCAGGAGACGATGAAGAAA ATATCGTTGAAAAGGGTAGGGTGCGCCGTGTTTATAGAGGAGAGAGTGCTCCTCAGATTAGAGTTAAATCACTTTCACATGAAGAACCATCACTGGCTTCTGATGTTTCAAATATTGAAGTTGACACTAAGTCTTCTGAAGATTCTGAAATTTCTTGGTTGGGTTCAACTAATTTGGCAGTTGGTGCATCTCAATCTG CTACAGATGCAGCCGATGTTGATTGCATATTGAATTGTGATTATGAGTCCATCACTGTCTGTCTTCCCAGTTCAGAAGCATATCTGCATCTTCCAATTGTG AATTCAAAGTTTGATCGCTTTTCCTTATTAAATAATCTTCCTAAAGCTGTGAGCTTCGCCAAGTTCAACCTCAGCCAGGGAAAACGACTTCTGGTTTGTTGTAATGATG GGGAAGATATTAGTATATGTGTTTGCTTAGCAATTTTGATGTCATTATTCGATGAAAAAG GTACTTTTGATGATGGTAAATCCTTCAATACAACACATGTCACTAAATGGGATATGAGAAGACGGCTTGTATTTGTCTGTAAGTTTGCAACAAATGCTCGACCATGCAGAGGAAATTTGAGGCAAGTTTTTAACTTCCTTATTGGCGGAAAATGCATTCTTCAACCAGAGGAGGACGGTTGA
- the LOC11414375 gene encoding uncharacterized protein isoform X1, translating to MSSLDMFLFSLSRTFCSPFAVYVQIQGCFICLTLALGWALASYVRNREIKQMKEAMQNGNSLSFLCHDINELEHFYQANLPRVTVVMPLKGFGEHNLHNWRSQITSLYGGPLEFLFVVESTEDPAYHAISRLISEFEDDVDVKVVVAGLSTTCSQKIHNQLVGVEKMHKDTKYVLFLDDDVRIHPGSIGALTREMEKNPEIFIQTGYPLDLPSGSLGSYCIYEYHMPCSMGFATGGRTFFLWGGCMMMHADDFRQDRYGVVSGLKDGGYSDDMTLAAIAGAHKRLITSPPVAVFPHPLATDLNFGRYWNYLRKQTFVLESYTTNINWVMNRALFGVHCYLSWGFVAPFFIATIHLAAAFRFYSNGYSLEETAYTSAGLSLVTFLAICTLVELLSMWNLTRIEVQLCNMLSPEAPQLSLATYNWCLVFIALLVDNFLYPLSAIKSHFSQSINWSGIRYYLKHGKIIKIERTERSKDMSPVFTDLGGKHLYGKKGMPARGSFLGSLSRSLAQWHQPKKFDN from the exons ATGTCTTCATTGGATAtgttcctcttctctctcagCAGAACTTTTTGTAGTCCCTTCGCCGTCTACGTTCAGATccag GGATGTTTCATTTGCTTAACACTTGCTCTTGGGTGGGCTCTTGCTTCTTATGTTAG GAACAGAGAGATAAAACAAATGAAGGAAGCTATGCAGAATGGCAATAGTCTTTCTTTCCTATGTCATGACATAAATGAGCTTGAGCACTTCTATCAGGCCAATCTTCCAAGAGTAACAGTAGTCATGCCCCTGAAAGGGTTTGGAGAACACAATCTCCACAACTGGAGGAGTCAG ATAACATCTCTTTATGGCGGCCCTCTAGAATTTCTTTTTGTGGTAGAAAGCACAGAGGATCCTGCTTACCATGCTATATCACGACTAATATCAGAATTTGAG GATGATGTTGATGTTAAGGTTGTTGTAGCTGGTTTGTCAACAACTTGTAGTCAAAAAATTCACAATCAATTG GTTGGGGTGGAGAAAATGCACAAAGACACAAAGTATGTATTGTTTTTGGATGACGATGTTAGGATACATCCTGGATCAATTGGAGCGCTCACTCGTGAGATGGAGAAGAACCCTGAG ATATTTATTCAAACTGGATACCCTCTTGATTTGCCATCTGGCAGTTTAGGGAGTTACTGCATCTATGAATATCATATG CCCTGTTCGATGGGCTTTGCCACTGGTGGAAGAACATTCTTTCTTTGGGGAGGCTGTATGATG ATGCATGCCGATGACTTTAGGCAAGATCGTTATGGTGTAGTCTCGGGACTTAAAGATGGTGGATATTCTGATGATATGACTCTTGCAGCCATAGCTG GGGCTCATAAAAGACTTATTACTTCTCCCCCAGTTGCTGTCTTTCCTCACCCCCTTGCTACTGATCTTAATTTTGGAAG ATATTGGAATTACTTGAGGAAACAAACATTTGTTTTGGAGTCATATACAACAAACATTAACTGGGTGATGAACCGTGCATTGTTTGGTGTTCACTGCTATTTGTCATGGGGATTCGTAGCACCATTTTTTATTGCAACGATTCATCTTGCAGCAGCATTTAGATTTTATAGTAACGGATATTCACTTGAAGAAACGGCCTATACTTCTGCTG GGTTATCACTGGTGACCTTCCTAGCCATATGCACTCTTGTGGAACTTCTTTCAATGTGGAACTTGACAAGGATAGAAGTTCAACTGTGCAACATGCTGTCTCCAGAGGCACCACAACTTTCTCTGGCTACCTATAATTGGTGTCTT gtaTTCATTGCATTATTGGTGGATAACTTCCTATACCCTCTGTCCGCGATTAAGTCTCATTTTTCACAATCTATCAATTGGTCTGGTATTCGGTACTATTTAAAACATGGAAAAATTATCAAG ATTGAAAGAACTGAAAGAAGCAAAGATATGAGTCCAGTTTTCACAGATTTGGGAGGGAAACATTTATACGGAAAGAAAGGGATGCCTGCCAGAGGTTCATTCCTTGGTTCTTTGTCTAGAAGTCTTGCTCAATGGCATCAACCGAAAAAATTTGATAACTAG
- the LOC11412196 gene encoding uncharacterized protein C3F10.06c isoform X3 yields MVTPTIVLSPLLVSTFMSLILPKGGCMIVDSTRKGKRFPDSMSKTIPIWTCVLNRAIAQFIRDFHMDDTSAPQLSEDSDWDCSLHLPLWVPLTEKASIEEHLEEWTEQLKASGADIASLSASLKKPLRPLWISQKTVIWLNEVPHHDSWDFTPIILVSASSSSNGVSQHNKTNSEFSWNYIPGAGDDEESWSRGLTPPLFWNHVYDLINSGPDVCNQKVADIVEKGRVRRVYRGESAPQIRVKSLSHEEPSLASDVSNIEVDTKSSEDSEISWLGSTNLAVGASQSATDAADVDCILNCDYESITVCLPSSEAYLHLPIVNSKFDRFSLLNNLPKAVSFAKFNLSQGKRLLVCCNDGEDISICVCLAILMSLFDEKGTFDDGKSFNTTHVTKWDMRRRLVFVCKFATNARPCRGNLRQVFNFLIGGKCILQPEEDG; encoded by the exons ATGGTCACACCAACAATTGTTCTTTCTCCACTTCTCGTCTCAACCTTCATGTCGCTCATCTTGCCG AAAGGTGGTTGTATGATTGTTGATTCTACTAGAAAAGGAAAGCGTTTCCCTGACAGCATGTCCAAAACCATACCCATATGGACTTGTGTTCTTAATCGTGCAATTGCCCAATTTATAAGAGATTTTCATATGGATGATACTTCAGCACCACAATTGAGT GAGGACTCTGATTGGGATTGCTCTTTGCACCTACCACTTTGGGTTCCCCTAACAGAAAAGGCTTCAATTGAGGAGCACTTAGAGGAATGGAcagaacaattgaaagcaagtGGGGCTGACATTGCTTCCCTCTCTGCTTCCTTGAAGAAACCATTACGTCCTCTATGGATTTCTCAGAAAACTGTCATATGGTTAAATGAAGTACCTCACCATGATTCATGGGATTTCACTCCAATCATACTTGTCTCTGCTTCTTCTTCGTCGAATGGTGTAAGCCAACACAACAAGACTAACTCCGAGTTTAGCTGGAATTATATACCAGGTGCAGGAGACGATGAAGAAAGTTGGTCTAGGGGTTTAACTCCACCTCTCTTTTGGAATCATGTTTATGATCTTATAAATTCAGGTCCTGATGTGTGTAACCAGAAGGTTGCAGATATCGTTGAAAAGGGTAGGGTGCGCCGTGTTTATAGAGGAGAGAGTGCTCCTCAGATTAGAGTTAAATCACTTTCACATGAAGAACCATCACTGGCTTCTGATGTTTCAAATATTGAAGTTGACACTAAGTCTTCTGAAGATTCTGAAATTTCTTGGTTGGGTTCAACTAATTTGGCAGTTGGTGCATCTCAATCTG CTACAGATGCAGCCGATGTTGATTGCATATTGAATTGTGATTATGAGTCCATCACTGTCTGTCTTCCCAGTTCAGAAGCATATCTGCATCTTCCAATTGTG AATTCAAAGTTTGATCGCTTTTCCTTATTAAATAATCTTCCTAAAGCTGTGAGCTTCGCCAAGTTCAACCTCAGCCAGGGAAAACGACTTCTGGTTTGTTGTAATGATG GGGAAGATATTAGTATATGTGTTTGCTTAGCAATTTTGATGTCATTATTCGATGAAAAAG GTACTTTTGATGATGGTAAATCCTTCAATACAACACATGTCACTAAATGGGATATGAGAAGACGGCTTGTATTTGTCTGTAAGTTTGCAACAAATGCTCGACCATGCAGAGGAAATTTGAGGCAAGTTTTTAACTTCCTTATTGGCGGAAAATGCATTCTTCAACCAGAGGAGGACGGTTGA
- the LOC11414376 gene encoding senescence/dehydration-associated protein At4g35985, chloroplastic: MSCCFHGSTVMQPMETSIPRSSTIEDYAGHKNLRQEVLIQIPRCKVHLMDEGEAFELAQGHFMVIKTLEENVSLATVIKVEEDLQWPLTKDEPVVKLDALHYLFSLPVKDGEPLSYGLTFSEDSYGSLSLLDSFLKEHSCFSGLKLSNKNDLDWKEFAPRVEDYNHFLSKLIAGGTGQIVKGIFICSNAYTNKVQKGGEMILNSHADKKNGVVAWESKSNKNVGASKKNKINKNLKRVRKLSKMTEKLSKSLLSGVGIVSGTVIGPLVKSQPGKAFLRMLPGEVLLASLDAVNKVLDAAEAAEKQTLSATSKAASRMVSNRFGDNAGEATEHVFATAGHAANTAWNVFKIRKAINPASSASKGVLKNAVKNTKFY; the protein is encoded by the exons ATGAGTTGCTGTTTTCATGGTTCCACAGTTATGCAACCAATGGAAACCTCCATACCCAGAAGCAGTACTATTGAAGACTATGCAGGACACAAGAACCTTAGACAAGAAGTTCTGATACAAATACCAAGATGCAAAGTTCATTTGATGGATGAAGGAGAAGCTTTTGAACTAGCTCAAGGCCATTTCATGGTAATCAAAACCTTGGAGGAAAATGTTTCTCTTGCTACAGTTATAAAGGTAGAAGAAGATCTTCAATGGCCTTTAACTAAAGATGAGCCTGTGGTGAAGCTAGATGCTCTCCATTACCTGTTTTCGTTGCCCGTGAAAGATGGCGAGCCTCTTAGCTACGGCTTGACCTTTTCAGAAGATAGTTATGGAAGCTTGAGTTTACTGGATTCGTTTTTGAAAGAGCACTCTTGTTTTTCTGGCTTGAAGTTGAGTAACAAGAATGACCTTGATTGGAAGGAGTTTGCTCCGAGGGTTGAAGATTACAATCATTTTCTGTCAAAGCTTATTGCAGGAGGGACTGGTCAGATTGTGAAGGGTATCTTCATCTGCAGCAATGCTTACACCAACAAG GTTCAAAAAGGAGGAGAAATGATCCTAAATAGTCATGCAGATAAGAAAAATGGTGTTGTGGCCTGGGAAAGTAAGAGCAACAAGAATGTCGGTGCCTcgaagaagaacaagatcaataaAAACCTCAAACG TGTGCGGAAGTTGTCCAAGATGACAGAAAAGTTAAGCAAATCTTTGCTTAGTGGTGTTGGCATAGTTAGCGGAACAGTGATAGGCCCTTTGGTTAAATCCCAACCAGGAAAGGCATTCCTAAGGATGTTGCCTGGAGAGGTGTTGTTGGCTTCCCTTGATGCAGTCA ACAAAGTTCTTGATGCAGCTGAAGCTGCTGAAAAACAAACTCTTTCTGCCACCTCCAAAGCTGCATCTAGAATGGTCTCTAACAG GTTTGGGGATAATGCTGGGGAAGCTACAGAGCATGTGTTTGCAACTGCGGGACATGCAGCTAACACTGCTTGGAATGTTTTTAAGATAAGAAAGGCCATCAATCCAGCTTCTTCAGCATCCAAGGGCGTGCTGAAAAATGCTGTCAAAAATACCaagttttattaa
- the LOC11413684 gene encoding F-box/kelch-repeat protein At3g06240: protein MLHGFGYDVSSYDYTVVLGSYEYHPLVSSSIDLEIFSLRANEWEQIEFDSDLPYWNTERPEGAPRVGSFLNGSIHWLVYNYETEIDVIIAYDLKEKTMSEIALPDDFYSDFSPNLYDLLVLRGLISVWNMEMSTLKIWVMQEYAVHSSWTKTFDFSFDPAPDFSPVCFTNGGDIVGPVADGGLAKLDDKGGLLEYHSYGDCHFVRSQISVYTESLLSLPDGTEQA, encoded by the coding sequence ATGCTACATGGTTTCGGATACGATGTGTCAAGCTATGATTACACGGTAGTTTTGGGGTCCTATGAATATCATCCATTGGTATCTAGTTCGATTGACTTGGAGATTTTCTCATTGAGAGCTAATGAATGGGAACAAATTGAGTTTGATTCTGATTTGCCTTATTGGAATACTGAAAGACCTGAAGGTGCTCCCAGAGTCGGGTCGTTCTTGAATGGTTCTATTCATTGGCTGGTTTATAATTATGAGACTGAAATAGATGTTATTATTGCCTATGATTTAAAGGAAAAGACAATGTCAGAGATTGCTCTTCCAGATGATTTTTATAGTGATTTTTCTCCCAACCTTTATGATTTGTTGGTACTTCGCGGACTTATCAGCGTATGGAATATGGAGATGTCTACACTTAAGATATGGGTAATGCAAGAATACGCTGTGCATTCATCTTGGACCAAgacttttgatttttcttttgatcCTGCTCCAGATTTTTCCCCAGTATGCTTTACAAATGGTGGTGATATTGTTGGACCAGTTGCTGATGGTGGATTAGCGAAGCTTGATGACAAAGGAGGCCTGCTAGAGTATCACTCCTATGGTGATTGTCACTTTGTAAGATCGCAGATATCGGTGTATACAGAATCTCTGCTTTCACTCCCTGATGGCACTGAGCAAGCTTAA
- the LOC11409612 gene encoding U3 small nucleolar ribonucleoprotein protein IMP3 produces the protein MRKLKHHEQRLLRKVNFLEWKREGGHRENMVMQRYHVTGRDDYKKYSSICRMVQKLVNTVKQMDPKDPFRVDMTDKLLEKLYNMGVISTRQSITLCERLTVSAFCRRRLSTVLVKLKFAEHLKEAVTYIEQGHVRVGPNTITDPAYLVTRNMEDLITWVDSSKIKRKVLQYNDKLDDYDLMN, from the exons ATGAGGAAGCTAAAGCATCATGAGCAGAGGCTTTTGAGGAAGGTGAATTTTTTGGAATGGAAGAGAGAAGGGGGTCACAGGGAGAACATGGTTATGCAGCGCTACCATGTTACCGGTCGGGACGATTACAAAAA GTATTCGAGTATATGCCGGATGGTTCAGAAGTTGGTAAACACGGTGAAACAGATGGATCCCAAGGATCCTTTTCGAGTTGATATGACTGATAAGCTTTTGGAAAAACT TTATAATATGGGTGTGATTTCAACCAGGCAAAGCATCACACTATGTGAACGCTTAACCGTGTCAGCCTTCTGCAG ACGTAGGCTCTCAACTGTTTTGGTGAAACTAAAATTTGCTGAGCATCTGAAAGAAGCTGTAACTTATATTGAACAAGGACATGTTCGAGTTGGTCCAAATACAATTACAGACCCAGCTTACCTTGTAACTAGAAACATGGAAGACTTGATTACATGGGTGGATTCTTCCAAGATAAAGAGAAAGGTGCTTCAGTACAATGACAAGTTGGATGACTATGATTTAATGAATTAG